In Phycisphaeraceae bacterium, the sequence GAACTTGTGTAGAAGCGAGCAACATTTCCTGATTGGCCCTGAGTCGAGAGGTGTACTCTCATGATACCGCCAAGGGACGGGTTATGAGAATCATCGGTCCATATCCCTGCTCACTTCGGAGAGATCTTCTGGGATTTCAGCGATCAAATTTAATAGATTTAATAAGCCAAAATCGGCATCATTCAGGCCAATATTTTTTGCGATTTGAGGGAAAACTATCTTGTCACAGAAAACCGCATTGTTAGCATGGTTCCGATAATGGGCAGCTTGATACGTCTGATTGGCTGATTCGTCAATACGATGGCGATATGACAAATTAACCTGCCTGAATTTGTGGGAGAGGAGAGTAACCCAACGAGGCGCGTCAGCCGTGTTACGGATGCAGCAATCAGGTGCTGCGATCGGGTATCGCTGTAACCGCATTGAGTGAGTAACTGCAGTCACCAGAAAAACTCAGCCGCTCCCCTGCTACCCGCCCCACGACCTGAATGCGTCGTTATGCGTGCCTAATCGAAAGTAAGGAGTCGTCAGTCAAGGTTGTTATCAGGAATCATTCCCTTGAAGCCGCCACGCCTGCTGACCAAGTTAATACCAGATGCTGTCGTCGGGCCGCAAGGTAAGCGAAAAGCTCAGATGCTCCCATTTTCTTCCTGCCTGCGCTATGGGAATTTGTCATCGTTGTTACTCGCTCCTTCGCCCGCCCTGTCGTTTCTGATTTTTTGTCTCGAAATTTTCCTCACGAAACTTCATGCTGCCCTGACCCGCCCGGTCGATGATCTACTCATTCTTCCGGCCCCGCGCAGCACGACCATGAATAAATCGATACGCTCAAATTTCGTCATCAAGACGATGGTTATTCATGTCGGGATCGCACCTGCTTTCAGAAGGAGTGATCCATGACGATCACGGCTGGCGGAACCCTCAACGACCTCCGCGAGATACGTTCACAGCTTGACCGACTACCCCGGTTTCGTGTCGCGCAGACACTGGCTGAAGTCGCGGCTTCCTGGCGTATGGTGTATGAGGTTTATCTCAAATCCGGCCTGATCCACCCCAACCCATATCTCGTCCACACAACTCCTCATCACGTCAGTGCCAACACTGCTGTCCTTCAGAGCACACGCCATGGCGAGGTTGAGGCGACGCTGACGGCTGTCGTTGATGGCCCTCTGGGTCTTCCCATGGACAGCGTGTATCAACGCGAGCTTGACGAGCTTCGGCTTCAGGGGCGACGGATCACCGAATACGGTCTTTTTGCGCACGTCCGTCAAATCACTGATGCTGAGCCGCCAATTCTGAACGAATCATCATGCCCAGGTTCAGCATCATCGTTCGCACGTGTCCATGCATCTGTGATAAACCTGATGCGTTTGGCATTTTACTTCGCTCTATCGAGCAACAGCACCGACTTTATCGTGGGCGTTCATCCGCGACATGCGAGGTTTTACAATCGGTCTTTTGGATTCGAGCAGTACGGCCCGCTCCGTACTTGCCCAACGGTCAATCACCGCCCTGTCGTTCTATTGCATGCCAATCTCCAGCAATGCCTGCATCGAAGTCCTTTACCTCACGCACTGGACTACTGCATCAACCATCCGGTTTCGGCTGAAACCTTTGCAGATCGCTGCGATTTCAACCCGCGTGAAATGGCAGCCTCACCAACCCGCATCAGTAACTACCTCCGCGAGAAGCAAGACCAGAACGTCATGGCTAGTCTCAATGCGGGCTGATTTTGGTCCTTTGCCGCAGCTCCGCACAAAGTTGAAATGATGGCTGGAATTACTCAGCCACGAACAGCGTATTCGAAACCGGGAACCACCGAATTGGTTTACCCAACGGCTGGACTTGGACGACCTTGAAACCCGCATCCGCCAGCCGTTGAGTCCAGCCCTGCGTGCTAGCGAAGCCGCTCTTGTGGAACGGCATTGACTCGATCCAATTCAGATAGTGGTGAAATCCCACAACTCCAACGCGCTGCCAGAATGTGTCGTAACGATCGTCCACGAGCAGGAATCGTCGGCGAGTCACCCGTCGAATCTCACGGAGCACCTGTGACAAATCATCGCAATGGTGCAATACAGCCACGCAGATGGTGATCTCAACTGCACTGTCAGCCAGCGGTATATGCTTGCCGTCATAAACTTCAACCGGGAACGGCCCCAACCCGCGAGCTTCAACATCAAACGCCCGTGCTTTGAGGTTCAGCTTGCTTGACAGATTGGCTGCAAGCAAGCCATCCCCTGCTCCGACGTCGAGCAGACTTGAACCGGGCTCGATGTAACGCGAAAGCCTCTCCGTAAAAAAGGCAGCTCGTTTGCGATGGATGTGATCATCCGCGTTGCGAACAACAGCCGATCGCTGGCTCGGACGACAATCAACCGAAGATGTGGGCGGGCTGACGTTCATACCACGTGCATCCTCTGCGGGCTGTCAATCTGGTACGTGATACCCGCCCAACGAATCCGTCGAGTTAGGCACGAATTGATGCTGTTAAGCCCCTGAAGCAGACTCGCCAGCGGCGCAACCAATACGAGCAACCAGCGGCGTGACCCAAGCTCTACGCCTCTGGGTACAAGCAGGCGATTCAACGGACCAACCATCAACAAAGCATACACCCAAAGGTGAGCAACCCAGACGGCACCAGCTGCCAGGGCGACCCAGCCGATGACTT encodes:
- a CDS encoding class I SAM-dependent methyltransferase, with product MNVSPPTSSVDCRPSQRSAVVRNADDHIHRKRAAFFTERLSRYIEPGSSLLDVGAGDGLLAANLSSKLNLKARAFDVEARGLGPFPVEVYDGKHIPLADSAVEITICVAVLHHCDDLSQVLREIRRVTRRRFLLVDDRYDTFWQRVGVVGFHHYLNWIESMPFHKSGFASTQGWTQRLADAGFKVVQVQPLGKPIRWFPVSNTLFVAE